The sequence GTGGATTTATATGTCAAATTTTTAAAGTTTAGTCAAGTAATTGAATAACTATTTGAGTTAATTGTCAAACCTTGTActtgaaagtgtaatttaagtacAATTTTAATGATTACTGAATactttttttgaagtaacttacccagCTCTGGTTGTTTTTGACTGTGGTAAACCTCCGCCTGTTGGTCTGCTTCTGCTTCCAGTCGTTCTCATCGGAGATTCTGGCGTTGGGAAGAGTAATCTGCTGTCGAGATTCACACGAAACGAGTTTAACCTGGAGAGCAAGAGCACAATAGGAGTGGAGTTCGCCACCAGGAGCATTCAGGTGGACGGAAAGACCATAAAAGCACAGATCTGGGATACGGCAGGACAAGAGCGCTACAGAGCCATCACTTCTGCGTGAGTACAGTATCTGAGTTGAGATTTACTGTATTGTACTTTTCAGTAACTGTATCTGATTTAAACAGCATATTTTACTCATTACTTAGGGTGTAAAGGATCACTGTTGAAAtgctaaatgctttcttaggttattaaagatgttttctgtcactgtttagcctgcattaatgcaatCAGTGTAGAGCTgcataattaatcattaaaagatcaggatttCAGTTCAAACATGCACGCAACATCACTTGCTCAGTTATACCATAGGCAAGTGTTGGGTGAAGCTCAGAGTATACCCATTCTATGCACCACAAGTTTTATCTTCTCCTCTCTGGTATTCGATATAGAACTCCTATTAGTAAAACAAATCAAGCTTTCATTTATCTCCTCAgctgtaaagtttttaaattcAGGGTAGATTTGTATTGTACAATGTTATACACTTAGGTTATTTAACCTGTTTTCTGACACTATTATTTAACCTGCATTAATGTATTCAGTGTATAGCTGCACAATTAAAAGATCGGGTTCTCAATTCAAACACCcttgcaacataaattataaatgatgatgatttgcatgtgtttattaatGCTTTGATGCGCTGCATTGAAATCTGCATTtgattgagagagagagattcagtttttaccctttcagttacatttagttacaaacagtcaaataacacagaagtactgggagaacagtttgtagttcagatataaacactgatgtttatggtaaagattaaaatcaccgtttaaTGCAACTTGACTCTATTGAAAGTTGTAGCAACTACGTTATTTAACCAAtaaacaaacaaccatcaaaaatgtgccactgaataattcttcaaaaatgatacatctgGTAATGAAACGTGATGTTTGAATTATTGaatcattaatttaaaaattagactaaaaataaatatgatgtgcTGTGCaagattataatgttagatgtatACATTTAGCACTATCAGCAACAGTAGTGTGATGCTGTGATGTGGACTGTGTTTTtaatgttgtgttttgtgtgtgtgcaggtattATCGTGGTGCGGTTGGTGCACTGCTCGTGTACGACATCGCCAAACACCTTACCTATGAGAATGTAGAGCGCTGGCTGAAAGAGCTGCGAGATCACGCCGACAACAATATCGTCATCATGCTGGTGGGCAACAAGAGTGACCTGCGGCATCTGAGGGCTGTGCCCACCGATGAGGCCCGTGCTTTCGCAGGTACAGCACtccacaattttttttactatatattaaaTTGTagcgtttttgaaccatactatagcaaGGTACTTGAATTGAACTTTTGTGGTAATTATGTatttgctatggcaacacaactatagtaattgatctgtggtagtaattctatagttgctatggtaacacaacaaccatagtaattgatctgtggaagtaattctgtagttgctatggtagcacaacaactgtagtaattgatctgtggtaGTAATCctatagtcgctatggtaacacaacaactgtagtaattgatctgtggtagtaatcctatagttgctatggtaacacaacaacggTAGTAATTTATCTGTGGTAGTAAtcctgtagttgctatggtaacaacaactgtagtaattgatctgcggTAGTAatcctatagttgctatggtaacacaacaaccgtAGTAAATGATCTATGGTAGTAATTAtgtagttgctatgataacacaacaactgtagtaatttatCTGTGGTAGTAatcctatagttgctatggtaacacaacaactgtagtaattgatttGTAGTAATAatcctatagttgctatggtaacacaacaaccgtagtaattgatctgtggtcGTAATTCTATAGTcgatatggtaacacaacaaccgtagtaattgatctgtggtcGTAATTctatagtcgctatggtaacacaac is a genomic window of Danio aesculapii chromosome 2, fDanAes4.1, whole genome shotgun sequence containing:
- the rab11bb gene encoding RAB11B, member RAS oncogene family, b — translated: MANRDDEYDFLFKVVLIGDSGVGKSNLLSRFTRNEFNLESKSTIGVEFATRSIQVDGKTIKAQIWDTAGQERYRAITSAYYRGAVGALLVYDIAKHLTYENVERWLKELRDHADNNIVIMLVGNKSDLRHLRAVPTDEARAFAEKNNLSFIETSALDSTNVEEAFKNILTEIYRIVSQKQIAERSAHDESPGNNVVDISVPPTTDGQKSNKLQCCQNL